One stretch of Zingiber officinale cultivar Zhangliang chromosome 6B, Zo_v1.1, whole genome shotgun sequence DNA includes these proteins:
- the LOC121989948 gene encoding uncharacterized protein LOC121989948: MAPPPVILLPPIISDEEEEMEQSRSSDDEDMEEFRPPPDYNEKHYRTVYKLILDEKTDALVRLAENPEGPVNLMDDPLLSVVITCQKTQIALKLIKKLSHDKLEAENYDGDTALHVAAALDNLKVANALLNKSPSLAEKRNNKGETPLHKAALFGQREVFWRLADKSISPPEDRTYDDRTYDGATVLHCAIMGNAPRLALEIAMKWQELAIYRNYAALTPLQLLASIPEAFRSQLVLGSLENFLYNWIPRFKEPPKWIRKRGKSDIENQDSDGENSQEIEKKKDEERGRWISMLFYNILRSIHELLFHLLWRVSSRISELYDLKQFHLDTVELIECLAKYPKYFDFCANGHARNYKGHGILDRKKGLESQQRKLLLAFVDELLRLHDDTRGSEAPAVQGLLESEMSSKRNFSEPPLITGADMGLHEFVEKILHVCPESAMYVDTRGRNVLQAAIESGNREIVEIIRQKTKGPNPVLPSWLLSHTESRTRRTILHFASERIPPDTEDVVQLQDELLFFEKLQRMVPKELMYSRNEERKTAQEVFSENHKQMVKNCKNQLMEMGKTCAGLVAAVVFASSFSIPGEKDDKTGNPVYMNRLPFKIFSHTYVIGLSCATTSLVLFLSLVISPYREQQFRRAIPTKYFLACLSFAMALLALLVSFTCNIFLQIYGGKRTESDYLIPLILELTVFPALCLIVLYYRGATFWPAFRNIWK; this comes from the exons ATGGCGCCGCCACCAGTAATCCTCCTACCGCCGATCATCTCcgacgaagaggaggagatggAGCAGTCTAGGAGTAGCGATGACGAAGATATGGAGGAGTTTAGGCCTCCGCCAGACTACAACGAGAAGCACTACAGAACGGTTTACAAGCTGATCCTCGACGAGAAGACGGATGCTCTCGTGAGGCTGGCCGAGAACCCCGAGGGCCCGGTCAACCTCATGGACGATCCCCTGCTCAGCGTCGTCATTACCTGCCAGAAAACCCAGATAGCGCTTAAACTTATCAAGAAGTTGTCCCACGACAAACTCGAGGCTGAAAACTACGACGGCGACACGGCGCTGCATGTAGCCGCCGCCTTAGACAACCTGAAGGTGGCGAACGCGTTGCTGAACAAATCCCCCAGTCTAGCGGAGAAGCGAAACAATAAGGGGGAGACGCCGCTGCACAAGGCGGCTCTCTTTGGGCAGCGGGAGGTGTTTTGGCGTCTGGCGGACAAGAGTATAAGCCCGCCGGAGGACCGGACGTACGATGACCGTACCTACGATGGAGCCACTGTGCTCCACTGCGCCATCATGGGCAATGCGCCGA GGCTGGCGTTGGAGATTGCGATGAAGTGGCAGGAATTGGCAATATACCGGAATTACGCAGCGCTGACTCCATTGCAACTGCTGGCGAGCATTCCGGAGGCATTCCGCAGCCAATTGGTCCTCGGATCACTCGAAAACTTCCTCTATAACT GGATTCCCCGATTCAAGGAGCCTCCCAAGTGGATTCGCAAGCGAGGCAAAAGCGATATCGAG AATCAAGACTCTGACGGTGAAAATTCACAAGAAATTGAGAAaaagaaagatgaagaaagaG GGAGATGGATTTCCATGTTATTCTACAATATTTTAAGATCAATTCACGAATTGCTTTTCCATCTTCTATGGCGAG TTTCGAGCAGGATTAGCGAACTGTACGATCTAAAACAATTTCACCTGGACACTGTGGAACTCATTGAATGCCTAGCGAAGTACCCCAAATACTTCGACTTCTGCGCCAATGGACATGCCCGTAACTACAAGGGCCATGGCATTCTGGACCGTAAGAAAGGGCTAGAGTCCCAGCAGCGCAAGCTGCTGCTCGCGTTCGTCGACGAGCTCCTCCGCCTCCACGACGACACCCGCGGCAGCGAGGCGCCGGCGGTCCAGGGGCTTCTCGAGAGCGAGATGTCTTCGAAGCGGAACTTTTCGGAGCCGCCGCTGATCACTGGGGCCGACATGGGCCTGCACGAGTTCGTGGAAAAGATCCTGCACGTGTGCCCGGAGTCGGCGATGTACGTGGACACCCGCGGCCGGAACGTCCTCCAGGCAGCAATCGAGAGCGGCAACCGGGAGATCGTGGAGATCATCCGCCAGAAGACGAAGGGCCCTAATCCTGTCCTTCCCTCCTGGCTGCTCTCACACACTGAGTCAAGGACGAGGAGGACCATCCTGCATTTTGCTTCGGAGAGGATTCCTCCCGATACAGAAGACGTCGTGCAGTTGCAAGACGAGCTCCTTTTTTTTGAG AAATTGCAAAGGATGGTGCCGAAGGAGCTGATGTACAGTCGGAACGAGGAGAGGAAGACGGCGCAAGAGGTGTTCAGTGAGAACCACAAACAGATGGTCAAGAACTGCAAGAACCAGCTGATGGAGATGGGGAAGACCTGCGCGGGGCTGGTGGCCGCGGTGGTGTTCGCATCGAGCTTCTCGATCCCCGGCGAGAAGGACGACAAGACAGGGAATCCGGTGTACATGAACAGGCTGCCCTTCAAAATCTTCTCCCACACCTACGTCATCGGCCTCTCCTGCGCCACCACCTCGCTggtcctcttcctctccctcgtcATCTCGCCCTACAGGGAACAGCAGTTCCGGCGGGCCATTCCGACCAAGTACTTCTTGGCCTGCTTGTCCTTCGCCATGGCGCTCTTGGCGCTGCTCGTCTCCTTCACCTGCAACATCTTCCTGCAGATTTACGGCGGGAAGAGAACGGAGTCCGACTACCTGATTCCGCTCATACTGGAGCTCACCGTCTTCCCTGCCCTCTGCTTGATTGTGCTGTACTACAGGGGAGCCACCTTTTGGCCGGCGTTCAGGAATATTTGGAAGTAG